One genomic segment of Pedobacter endophyticus includes these proteins:
- the lat gene encoding L-lysine 6-transaminase produces the protein MYQLTVPADRVRESLNKHILADGFDLTYDIEKSQGAYIYDAKYNRKLLDFFTCFASVPLGYNHPKMVNDEGFKKNLLLAAMANPSNSDVYTQQFAQFVETFSAVGIPDYLPHAFFIAGGALAVENAIKVAMDWKVQKNFAKGYKEEKGVKVLHFERAFHGRTGYTLSLTNTLPDKTKWFAKFDWPRVAVPEVKFPLSGDHLAKAIETEEESIAQIKKAFAENKDEICAIIVEPIQSEGGDNHLREEFLIQLKTLADENDAFLIYDEVQTGVGLTGKFWCHQHFSEKARPDIIAFGKKMQVCGILVGKKVDEIEKNVFNVPSRINSTWGGNLVDMVRSTQILQIVAEDNLCENAATLGGYLKDNLAGLAQKFDKMSNVRGRGLLCSFDFPTKEMRNDFITKGLENNVMFLGCGEKTIRFRPALCIEQKHIDEGLTVMEKILPLL, from the coding sequence ATGTATCAATTAACCGTACCTGCCGATCGCGTGCGCGAATCATTAAATAAACACATTTTAGCCGATGGCTTCGACCTTACCTATGATATAGAAAAAAGTCAGGGCGCCTATATTTACGACGCTAAATACAATAGAAAACTGCTTGATTTTTTTACCTGCTTTGCCTCAGTTCCATTGGGTTATAATCATCCGAAAATGGTTAACGATGAAGGCTTCAAGAAAAACCTTTTGCTGGCGGCAATGGCCAACCCATCTAACTCTGATGTTTACACACAACAATTCGCTCAGTTTGTAGAAACATTTTCGGCGGTGGGTATTCCCGATTATTTGCCACATGCTTTTTTTATTGCCGGCGGTGCTTTAGCGGTAGAAAACGCCATTAAGGTTGCTATGGATTGGAAAGTTCAAAAGAACTTTGCCAAGGGCTATAAAGAAGAAAAAGGCGTTAAGGTGCTGCATTTTGAACGGGCTTTTCACGGCAGAACCGGTTATACGCTGAGTTTAACTAACACCTTGCCCGATAAAACCAAATGGTTTGCCAAGTTCGACTGGCCGCGGGTAGCCGTTCCTGAGGTCAAGTTTCCGCTTTCTGGAGATCATTTGGCAAAGGCCATTGAGACGGAAGAAGAATCGATAGCGCAAATAAAAAAGGCCTTTGCTGAAAACAAGGATGAGATTTGCGCCATCATTGTTGAGCCCATCCAATCGGAAGGTGGCGACAACCATTTGCGAGAAGAATTTTTAATTCAACTGAAAACCCTTGCCGATGAAAACGACGCTTTTTTAATTTACGATGAAGTACAAACCGGCGTTGGCCTAACGGGCAAATTTTGGTGCCATCAGCATTTTAGCGAAAAAGCCCGCCCGGATATCATCGCTTTTGGTAAAAAGATGCAGGTTTGCGGCATATTGGTGGGTAAAAAAGTAGATGAAATTGAAAAGAACGTATTTAACGTGCCGAGCCGCATCAACTCTACATGGGGTGGCAATTTGGTTGATATGGTACGCTCAACTCAAATTCTTCAAATTGTTGCCGAAGATAATCTTTGCGAAAATGCGGCCACACTTGGTGGATATTTAAAAGATAATTTAGCTGGTCTTGCCCAAAAATTCGATAAAATGAGCAACGTTCGCGGACGCGGTTTACTTTGCTCGTTCGATTTCCCAACCAAAGAAATGCGAAACGATTTTATTACCAAAGGACTCGAAAATAACGTGATGTTTTTAGGTTGTGGCGAAAAAACAATTCGCTTCCGCCCAGCACTTTGTATTGAGCAAAAACATATTGACGAAGGCTTGACGGTTATGGAAAAAATATTGCCTTTATTGTAG
- a CDS encoding RNA polymerase sigma factor, which translates to MLKCFGLASSLKFNYLCDKSMHPYHLCSDRELALLLTKGNEQAFTEVYNRFYGLLFIHASKRLNDDEEAKDVVHQLFESLWLKRAQIDPDGNLSAYLYTAVRNRVLDVFAHQKVENKYVDSLQHFMDQDHVRTDHRVRERQMAALIEQEIDALPPKMREIFILSRKANKTHREISEELGLSELTVKTQVKNALRILRSRLGAVVYIAFILKIHQ; encoded by the coding sequence ATGCTGAAGTGCTTTGGCTTAGCAAGTTCCTTAAAATTCAACTATCTTTGTGATAAGTCTATGCATCCTTATCATTTATGTTCAGATCGTGAATTGGCGTTATTGCTCACCAAGGGTAACGAACAGGCTTTTACCGAGGTTTATAATCGGTTTTATGGCTTATTGTTTATCCATGCCAGCAAGCGCCTTAACGATGATGAAGAGGCAAAGGACGTGGTTCACCAGCTATTTGAGTCGCTTTGGTTAAAACGAGCGCAAATCGACCCCGATGGAAACCTTTCTGCTTATTTGTACACCGCGGTCAGAAATCGGGTGTTGGATGTATTTGCCCATCAAAAGGTAGAAAATAAATATGTCGATTCTCTTCAGCATTTTATGGATCAGGATCATGTTCGTACCGATCATCGTGTTCGGGAGCGGCAAATGGCTGCTCTTATTGAACAGGAAATTGATGCACTGCCTCCCAAAATGCGTGAAATTTTTATTTTAAGTCGCAAAGCAAACAAAACGCATCGGGAAATTTCCGAAGAACTCGGCCTTTCTGAATTAACTGTTAAAACACAGGTTAAAAATGCGCTGCGTATTTTAAGATCGCGCCTCGGTGCGGTTGTTTACATTGCATTTATCCTCAAAATACATCAATAA
- a CDS encoding FecR family protein, whose amino-acid sequence MENNAKKLLEKYLSGNCTPEEKAIVEDWYLQLPFKKDAPGYAEIEASQREVFQRLRSSQKVRQLVRLKRVAVAAAVLVCFSIALYYYNHKPQAPALLAKKELKDVLPGRNRAILTLADGSIVDLDQAKNGEIASQNGIIIRKDKDGRLEYIIQDNPTGATGVNVISTPRGGQYQVSLPDGTKVWLNAATSLKYPYSFAKGERLVELNGEAYFEVAKDKSRPFRVKTNSQTVEVLGTHFNINAYVDELMAKTTLLEGAVKVSNETGAVNLRPGEQARLDTRTNRLSLGQNVDTDQEVAWKNDIFAFNNDDLRTVMRQISRWYDIDVVYKGQITTEKFFGEIPRNSNLSDVFKILELNHLNIEIEGKVITIIGN is encoded by the coding sequence ATGGAGAATAATGCAAAAAAGCTTTTAGAAAAATATCTTTCTGGCAATTGTACGCCAGAAGAAAAAGCTATTGTTGAAGATTGGTATCTTCAATTGCCATTTAAAAAAGATGCGCCCGGTTATGCCGAAATTGAGGCCAGCCAGCGTGAGGTTTTTCAAAGGCTACGTTCCTCACAAAAGGTTAGGCAACTAGTGCGCCTCAAACGTGTTGCTGTTGCTGCGGCAGTGCTCGTATGTTTTTCCATTGCGCTTTATTATTATAACCACAAGCCTCAAGCACCGGCTTTGTTGGCCAAAAAGGAGCTCAAAGATGTGCTTCCGGGACGGAACAGAGCCATATTGACGCTAGCCGACGGAAGTATCGTTGATCTCGATCAGGCGAAAAATGGCGAAATTGCCAGTCAAAACGGAATCATTATCCGCAAGGACAAAGACGGCCGATTAGAATACATTATTCAAGATAATCCAACAGGTGCTACAGGCGTCAACGTCATTTCTACACCGCGTGGTGGCCAGTACCAGGTGAGTTTGCCCGACGGTACCAAGGTGTGGCTAAATGCAGCAACCTCGTTAAAATATCCTTACTCTTTTGCAAAGGGCGAACGCTTAGTTGAGCTGAACGGCGAAGCGTATTTTGAAGTAGCAAAAGATAAAAGCCGGCCTTTCAGGGTGAAAACGAACAGTCAGACTGTTGAAGTACTGGGCACGCATTTTAATATTAATGCCTACGTAGACGAACTGATGGCAAAAACCACCTTGTTAGAAGGTGCCGTAAAGGTGAGCAACGAAACGGGTGCTGTTAACTTGCGGCCGGGCGAACAGGCTAGGCTTGATACGCGAACTAACCGATTATCGCTGGGCCAAAATGTGGATACCGATCAGGAAGTGGCCTGGAAGAACGACATCTTCGCCTTTAACAACGACGATTTGAGAACCGTAATGCGACAGATTTCTCGCTGGTACGATATCGATGTGGTATACAAAGGACAAATTACCACCGAAAAGTTTTTTGGAGAAATCCCCCGAAACAGCAACCTTTCTGATGTATTTAAGATTTTGGAACTGAACCACCTGAATATCGAGATCGAAGGAAAGGTGATAACCATCATCGGAAACTGA
- a CDS encoding SusC/RagA family TonB-linked outer membrane protein → MKLTTILLLVGALHLSAASFSQTVTLSRRTTSLKNIFKEIKKQTGYFFFYKGQLLQGKPDVEIEFRNASLTEALNASLKNQGLNFNIVNKTIVISKSDDLPKPVTQVASKIEIRGVVIDQATGETIPGVNISVKNGISLGVTNEKGTFRVSVDDGTTLVFSYVGYEIFEAKVAGTKSLTIKLIPKLTQMNDVVITGYQTIKKENYTGNAITIKGDDLKRNNPQNLLKSIQTFDPSFKVLDNNLFGSDPNALPKINVRGATALPTIEDTNNILDRNNLSSNYNLPAFMLDGFEVTLQKVTDLDINRIESVTLLKDAAATAVYGSRAANGVIVITTKAPLAGKLQLSYNYELSVNAPDLTDYHVLNATDKLAYEKLAGLYDASRDAAYNQDELDAEYFNRLKNVASGVDTYWLSQALRTAYRQKHAIYVQGGDQKFRYGVDLRYETTPGVMLESDRNRYSGGMNFTYNPSSKLLFRNEVTVTQVNGHNSPYGDFSTYVRMNPYYPKTDVNGNIIQELAAWKIDTHQSGAEQIKPRYVFNPLFEGSLASFDKSSNLEIIDAFSVDWKLTPSLNFKSQISLNKSQTSNDKFVSPLSNVFYEYAADKLNNKGSYTLLQSDRLAIDGKATLGYNKQIGDQYFNLVLGTNIVAVRSDDKLVEAQGFSNDRFTNIGFARIYKENSAPGGNVTESRLAGAFFSGNYSFKNKYLLDASFRYEGSSTFGSNKRFAPFWSTGLGWNVHKEAFMQNLPFVSQLRLKGSAGVVGSVSFPAYLSRSLYQYEPNNWYSTGLGAQVLGYGNSNLQWQKTKTYDLGIDLGLFQDRFVISPRYYYKLTKGLITDIDLSPSTGFTTYKENLGDVSNRGYELYFTANALKTRDFNINITGNLAHNENKLVSLSNSLKTLNEKIDDYQTNPDKKAQSTPLLRYNEGQSMSMIYAVKSLGIDPQTGKEIFLKKDGSLTYVWDVKDIAPLADGAPKAEGNINPNITYKSFMLSLSFYYRFGGYSYNQTLVDRIENADPRFNVDSRVLDQRWIKPGDQTFFKNIADLSITNVSSRFIQKDNLLELRSVYLSYDFERELIKKYGFQNLRTTLTLNDIFRTSSIEMERGTSYPFARSLTVSLLASF, encoded by the coding sequence ATGAAATTGACTACAATTTTACTACTCGTTGGCGCACTTCACTTATCGGCGGCCAGCTTTTCTCAAACCGTAACATTGTCTCGCAGAACTACATCCCTTAAAAACATCTTTAAGGAAATTAAAAAGCAGACAGGTTATTTCTTCTTTTACAAGGGGCAGTTGCTTCAGGGCAAACCCGACGTTGAAATCGAATTTCGGAATGCTTCATTAACCGAAGCGTTAAATGCCTCTTTGAAAAATCAAGGACTCAATTTTAACATTGTTAACAAAACCATCGTAATCAGCAAGAGCGACGACTTGCCAAAACCGGTAACGCAGGTGGCCAGCAAGATTGAGATTAGGGGCGTAGTTATCGATCAGGCAACCGGAGAAACCATTCCGGGGGTAAACATTTCGGTAAAAAACGGAATCAGCCTCGGGGTAACTAACGAAAAAGGTACGTTTAGGGTAAGTGTTGATGATGGCACCACACTCGTTTTCAGTTATGTTGGCTACGAGATTTTTGAAGCCAAGGTAGCAGGAACAAAAAGCCTGACCATTAAACTTATTCCCAAGCTGACCCAAATGAACGATGTGGTGATAACCGGTTATCAAACCATCAAAAAAGAAAACTATACGGGTAACGCAATTACCATTAAGGGCGATGATTTGAAGCGAAACAATCCGCAGAACCTGTTAAAGAGTATTCAAACTTTCGACCCTTCGTTTAAGGTATTGGATAACAATCTTTTTGGTTCCGATCCAAATGCCTTACCTAAAATAAACGTCAGGGGGGCAACCGCGTTGCCAACAATTGAAGATACAAACAACATTCTCGATCGTAACAACCTGTCCAGTAACTATAACCTGCCTGCCTTTATGTTGGATGGTTTTGAGGTGACTTTGCAAAAGGTAACGGATTTGGATATCAACCGGATTGAATCGGTAACCTTGCTGAAGGATGCTGCCGCAACTGCGGTTTACGGATCGAGAGCCGCCAATGGGGTTATCGTAATTACCACCAAAGCACCGCTTGCAGGCAAATTGCAGCTTTCTTACAATTATGAGCTGAGTGTAAACGCCCCCGATTTAACCGATTACCATGTGTTAAACGCTACCGACAAGCTGGCTTACGAGAAACTTGCAGGCTTGTACGATGCCAGTCGCGATGCCGCCTATAACCAGGATGAACTTGACGCTGAGTATTTTAACAGGCTGAAAAATGTGGCCAGTGGAGTAGATACGTATTGGTTATCGCAGGCTTTGCGCACCGCCTACCGCCAAAAGCACGCAATATACGTTCAGGGAGGCGATCAGAAATTTAGGTATGGTGTCGATTTGCGCTACGAGACTACGCCGGGAGTAATGCTCGAATCGGACAGGAACAGGTATAGCGGTGGAATGAATTTCACTTATAACCCAAGTTCGAAGCTCTTGTTCAGAAACGAGGTAACGGTAACACAGGTAAATGGACACAATTCGCCCTATGGCGATTTTTCTACCTATGTAAGAATGAATCCTTATTACCCTAAAACCGATGTAAATGGCAACATCATTCAGGAGCTGGCGGCATGGAAAATAGACACCCATCAATCGGGCGCCGAGCAAATAAAACCACGCTACGTTTTTAACCCGCTGTTTGAGGGCTCGCTGGCCAGTTTTGATAAATCGTCAAATCTCGAAATAATCGATGCCTTTTCTGTAGACTGGAAATTAACGCCCAGCTTAAACTTCAAAAGTCAGATCAGTTTAAACAAAAGCCAAACCAGCAACGATAAATTTGTGTCGCCGTTGAGCAACGTGTTTTATGAGTACGCTGCCGATAAATTGAACAACAAGGGATCGTACACCTTGTTACAGAGCGACCGTTTGGCGATAGATGGTAAGGCTACTTTAGGTTATAACAAACAAATTGGCGATCAGTATTTTAACCTTGTTTTGGGTACAAACATCGTTGCTGTACGATCGGACGACAAACTAGTTGAGGCTCAGGGATTTTCGAACGATCGCTTTACCAACATCGGCTTTGCCCGCATTTATAAAGAAAACTCGGCCCCCGGAGGCAACGTAACCGAAAGCCGCCTGGCTGGTGCTTTTTTCTCAGGCAACTATTCGTTTAAGAACAAATATTTATTGGATGCTTCTTTTAGATACGAGGGGTCATCAACTTTCGGATCAAATAAACGCTTTGCGCCGTTTTGGTCAACCGGATTAGGCTGGAATGTGCACAAGGAAGCTTTTATGCAGAACCTGCCATTTGTAAGCCAGTTGCGCTTAAAAGGTAGCGCAGGTGTTGTAGGCTCGGTTTCCTTCCCCGCTTATTTATCGCGATCGCTTTATCAATACGAGCCTAACAACTGGTATTCTACAGGCCTGGGCGCACAGGTTTTAGGTTATGGAAACAGTAATTTGCAATGGCAAAAAACAAAAACCTATGATCTTGGCATCGATTTAGGTCTTTTTCAAGATCGCTTTGTGATTTCGCCACGCTATTACTACAAGTTAACCAAAGGATTGATTACCGACATCGATCTTTCGCCATCTACAGGTTTTACCACCTACAAAGAAAATCTCGGCGATGTATCTAACAGAGGTTACGAGCTTTATTTTACTGCCAACGCGCTTAAAACCCGCGATTTTAACATCAATATTACCGGAAACCTGGCACACAACGAGAATAAGCTCGTAAGTCTGTCCAATTCCCTAAAAACGCTTAACGAAAAGATCGACGATTACCAAACCAACCCGGATAAGAAAGCACAGTCTACGCCACTGCTTCGCTACAACGAAGGACAGTCGATGAGTATGATTTATGCCGTGAAATCGCTTGGTATCGATCCGCAAACGGGTAAGGAAATTTTCTTAAAGAAAGATGGATCGTTAACCTACGTCTGGGATGTTAAAGACATTGCGCCGCTTGCAGATGGAGCGCCAAAGGCCGAAGGCAATATTAACCCGAACATAACTTACAAAAGCTTTATGCTAAGCTTAAGTTTTTACTATCGTTTCGGCGGTTACAGCTACAACCAAACGCTGGTAGATCGCATCGAAAATGCCGATCCACGTTTCAATGTTGATAGCAGAGTGCTCGATCAGCGCTGGATTAAGCCAGGCGATCAAACCTTTTTTAAGAACATCGCCGATTTATCCATTACCAACGTGTCATCAAGGTTTATCCAAAAAGATAATTTGTTGGAGCTGCGTTCGGTATATCTTTCTTACGATTTTGAGCGTGAACTTATCAAAAAATACGGCTTTCAAAACCTGCGCACTACACTCACACTGAACGACATTTTCCGTACCTCGAGCATTGAAATGGAAAGAGGAACGAGCTATCCTTTTGCCCGCAGTTTAACCGTTTCGTTATTGGCTTCATTCTAA
- a CDS encoding RagB/SusD family nutrient uptake outer membrane protein, which produces MKKYLFIFISLIALSSCKKFLDIQPESEVSKEELFSTEEGFKEALNGAYVGFAGASLYGGNLTFSNLDIMAQNYQFSSADYQRIAAFDYTLPSYVDKISVIWTNAYKQIGNVNQILEIIDQRKGIFKDQNYEIVKGEALALRAYMHFDLLRMFGTAYKSNPSFKAIPYVTTVSTKTTPYSAVTEVIDKVIADLQEAKSLLKGTDPIIPASYVVGYPNGEKATELKSSNLFLQNRRHRMNYFAVVGELARVYLYKGDQVNSLSSAKEVIDSQKFPWTVKEDFFNNDISKRDRIFYNEILFGWFVPKSQDQLTGLFSRDNPDYSATADQINSIYNLGTVGADDWRYKQWFRLVKASGTADRFYLQKYVVNSSPIANLHPLVAPALRLSEMYLIAAEASFDTNPSTAVEYFNTLRIHRGIGANVDATVAKNDFITLLEGEYRKEFYGESQNFFMHKRLNLGIITTVGLIYPPSDKIFVFPLPVDEQAYRN; this is translated from the coding sequence ATGAAAAAATACTTATTTATATTCATCAGCCTGATCGCTTTATCTTCCTGTAAGAAGTTTTTGGATATCCAGCCCGAATCGGAGGTATCCAAAGAAGAGCTGTTTAGCACAGAAGAAGGTTTTAAAGAAGCGCTGAATGGTGCTTATGTGGGCTTTGCCGGGGCGAGCCTTTACGGTGGAAACCTCACCTTTAGCAACCTCGATATCATGGCGCAAAACTACCAGTTTAGCAGTGCCGATTATCAGCGCATTGCCGCTTTTGATTATACCTTGCCCAGTTATGTGGACAAGATCAGTGTGATCTGGACCAACGCTTACAAACAAATTGGCAACGTAAACCAAATTTTGGAGATAATTGATCAACGAAAAGGAATTTTTAAAGATCAGAATTACGAAATCGTAAAAGGGGAGGCGCTGGCCTTAAGGGCTTACATGCATTTCGATCTTCTCCGTATGTTCGGAACCGCTTATAAAAGCAATCCCAGTTTTAAGGCTATTCCCTACGTAACCACGGTAAGTACCAAAACCACGCCGTATTCTGCCGTGACTGAGGTAATTGATAAAGTAATTGCCGACCTGCAGGAAGCAAAAAGTTTGTTAAAGGGCACAGACCCGATTATACCGGCAAGCTATGTGGTAGGTTATCCCAATGGCGAAAAGGCCACTGAGTTAAAAAGCTCGAATTTGTTTTTACAGAACAGAAGGCACCGCATGAACTATTTCGCTGTGGTGGGCGAACTGGCAAGGGTTTACTTATACAAAGGCGACCAGGTAAATAGCTTGAGTAGCGCCAAAGAAGTCATCGATTCGCAAAAATTCCCATGGACGGTTAAAGAAGATTTTTTCAACAACGACATCTCAAAACGCGATCGTATTTTTTATAACGAAATTTTGTTCGGGTGGTTTGTGCCAAAGTCGCAAGATCAGTTAACCGGGCTCTTTTCGAGGGATAATCCCGATTATTCGGCCACTGCCGATCAAATTAATTCAATTTACAATTTGGGTACGGTAGGTGCGGACGATTGGCGCTATAAGCAATGGTTCAGACTGGTAAAGGCCAGCGGAACGGCCGATCGTTTTTACCTGCAAAAATACGTGGTAAACTCTTCGCCAATTGCCAATTTGCATCCCCTGGTTGCACCAGCATTGCGCCTGAGCGAAATGTACCTGATTGCCGCCGAAGCCAGTTTTGATACCAACCCCAGTACCGCGGTTGAGTATTTTAACACACTTCGGATACATCGCGGTATTGGTGCGAACGTTGATGCCACGGTTGCTAAAAACGATTTTATCACCTTACTTGAAGGCGAGTATCGGAAGGAGTTTTATGGCGAAAGCCAGAATTTCTTTATGCACAAGCGCCTTAACCTGGGCATTATTACCACTGTGGGATTGATTTATCCACCTTCGGATAAAATATTTGTTTTCCCGCTTCCTGTTGATGAGCAAGCTTACAGAAACTAA
- a CDS encoding DUF4843 domain-containing protein has translation MKKKMIYFLLLSLVFWACKKNEMMPYLSADNVYLHYLDKDKNQDTTTISYSFAYNPGLAQDTLWVPVIVTGPKVSHSREFVLSVVDSLTTAVKGTHYEALKTSYTLPADSSTFKIPVILKNTDAALETKSVTLGLRTTAGGDFAADLPLPLRTKKVIFSNRLERPSWWIYWQSELGEYGRIKHQLFLIASGTVDLVDMSKPDAYLQIPRTLYYIDNFRFFLKDPATWIARNPDKGYVLVKKESSNEYEFYAEAAPGKRFVLKYFAQVNSYFFVDENGKQLII, from the coding sequence ATGAAAAAGAAAATGATTTATTTTTTGCTTTTAAGCCTCGTATTTTGGGCTTGCAAAAAGAATGAAATGATGCCTTATTTATCTGCCGATAATGTTTACCTGCACTATTTGGATAAAGATAAAAATCAGGATACCACAACAATCAGCTATTCGTTTGCCTATAACCCCGGCCTGGCGCAAGATACGCTCTGGGTGCCCGTTATTGTAACGGGCCCAAAGGTATCGCATAGTCGCGAATTTGTACTGAGCGTTGTAGATTCGCTAACTACGGCCGTTAAGGGAACGCATTACGAGGCGCTGAAAACCAGCTATACTTTGCCTGCAGATTCATCGACGTTTAAAATTCCGGTAATTCTTAAAAACACCGACGCAGCTTTGGAGACCAAATCGGTAACGCTGGGGTTAAGAACCACTGCCGGCGGCGATTTTGCTGCAGATTTGCCTTTGCCGCTGCGCACCAAAAAAGTAATTTTCTCTAACCGATTGGAACGACCAAGCTGGTGGATTTACTGGCAATCGGAACTGGGCGAATACGGGCGCATCAAGCATCAGCTGTTCTTAATTGCATCCGGAACCGTCGACCTTGTCGATATGTCCAAACCAGATGCCTATCTTCAGATCCCGCGTACGCTTTATTACATCGATAACTTCCGTTTTTTTCTAAAAGACCCGGCAACGTGGATAGCAAGAAACCCGGATAAGGGCTACGTGCTGGTTAAAAAGGAAAGTAGCAACGAGTACGAGTTTTATGCCGAGGCTGCGCCAGGCAAACGATTTGTGCTCAAATATTTTGCTCAGGTAAACAGCTATTTCTTTGTTGATGAGAATGGCAAACAGCTTATTATTTAA
- a CDS encoding PKD-like family lipoprotein, whose protein sequence is MKFKLILLLAVMAVLYTACKKDLGNYDYHPPSAPTLSAFRDSTFAALLGDSLILNPQVGLADADPQKDLSFEWRISVAEELRDAIYTGYPLKIVYNLGPGLRTAKLTITDNRNGLKYVVPFKVLGTTQFSVGKLVLSDDNGVARLSFVKPDNKTVLADIYKSFHDEDLPSNPVQLYFSDPLPYQPITNQQFWVLCNDPAKKSPLLDASTLLRKAYFNDQFFTPPPTINVGRLEAYMGTVPTGVVNGKLYVGVMSTAPFAPDYGKFANAQEGDYNLSKYFSRTNSFYFGFDTKSKGFVTFSGDGSYLGKDYLVDADGKSFDPKNIGMDELLYMQTGQAGKFYAFFKAPDGSIVELAFSYTFDSVNRQIKAESKRIFKGASLVNADTKWQRNSLNVFYFTSNDKIYRYNPLNEDLKALDADFAGKKISMLKISTDDNTLTVGTLGTVYTVDVSVGKNGTISQTINGIPGSPVDIVIRK, encoded by the coding sequence ATGAAATTTAAATTGATTTTACTACTGGCCGTAATGGCTGTTTTATATACCGCCTGCAAAAAGGATTTAGGCAATTACGATTATCATCCGCCTTCGGCGCCTACATTAAGTGCCTTTAGAGATTCGACATTTGCAGCGCTTTTGGGCGATTCACTAATTCTTAACCCACAAGTTGGCTTAGCCGATGCCGATCCGCAGAAGGACCTTTCGTTTGAATGGAGAATTTCGGTTGCCGAAGAATTGAGAGATGCCATATATACCGGCTATCCTTTAAAGATTGTGTACAACCTCGGTCCCGGCCTGCGAACAGCCAAACTAACCATTACTGATAATAGAAACGGGTTAAAATATGTAGTGCCGTTTAAAGTGTTGGGCACCACACAGTTTAGCGTGGGTAAATTGGTGCTAAGTGACGATAATGGCGTGGCGAGACTCTCATTTGTAAAACCAGACAACAAAACCGTGCTGGCAGACATCTATAAATCGTTTCACGATGAAGATTTGCCATCCAATCCCGTTCAGCTTTACTTTTCCGATCCGTTGCCTTATCAGCCAATTACCAATCAGCAGTTTTGGGTTTTGTGTAACGATCCGGCTAAAAAAAGTCCGCTGCTCGATGCCAGTACCCTTTTGCGGAAAGCCTATTTTAACGATCAGTTTTTTACCCCTCCGCCGACCATAAATGTCGGCCGGTTGGAAGCTTACATGGGTACCGTACCTACGGGCGTTGTAAACGGAAAGTTATACGTAGGCGTAATGTCTACAGCTCCATTTGCACCCGATTATGGCAAGTTTGCCAATGCCCAGGAGGGAGATTACAATCTATCTAAATACTTTAGCCGCACTAACAGTTTTTATTTTGGCTTTGATACCAAATCTAAAGGTTTTGTAACGTTTTCTGGAGATGGCAGCTATTTGGGTAAAGATTATCTGGTAGATGCAGATGGTAAAAGCTTCGATCCGAAAAACATTGGCATGGATGAGCTTTTATACATGCAAACTGGCCAGGCGGGCAAATTCTACGCCTTTTTCAAAGCCCCAGATGGAAGCATCGTTGAGTTGGCTTTCAGCTACACGTTCGATTCGGTAAACAGACAGATCAAGGCAGAAAGCAAGCGCATTTTTAAGGGCGCCTCGCTGGTAAATGCCGATACCAAATGGCAACGCAACAGCCTAAACGTGTTTTATTTCACTTCAAACGATAAAATTTATCGCTACAACCCACTTAATGAAGACCTTAAAGCCTTAGATGCAGATTTTGCGGGCAAGAAAATTAGCATGCTGAAAATCAGCACAGATGATAATACGCTAACGGTTGGCACATTGGGCACGGTGTATACGGTTGATGTAAGCGTAGGCAAAAACGGCACAATTTCTCAGACTATAAACGGCATACCTGGTTCTCCGGTTGATATCGTAATCAGAAAATAA